A region of the Corynebacterium falsenii genome:
GTGGTGTGCCCCCGTCTTCACCGTCTTCACCGTCTTCACCGTCTTCAGCATCTTCAGCGTCGCCACCCGCCTCCGCGCCAGGTCGTGCGTCCGACCGCGCCGTTCCCGACCTCAACACCGCCCGCCCCGCCACCTATAAGGCGCTCGTCGGCCTGCTCCGCCAGATCCGTCTGGCCAACCGCGAAGCCAACCTGGACCCCGCCCTCACGGAACTCGCCAACGTCCGCGCCAGCCAGATCAACGGGTGCGTGGCCTGCCTGTCCGTCCACGCCGAGCAGGCGCGCCGGGCGGGCGTGGCGCAGTGGAAGTTGGATGTTCTCGCGGGCTGGCGCGGCGCCCACGACTTTTCCCCCGCCGAGCGGGCAGTCCTGGAACTCACCGAGGTGTTGACGGAGCCGGGGCGGCATGGTGGCGTCGGGGTTAAGGCCGAAGGCAAGACCCCGGTGATGACCGCCATTGCCGCTGCTCAAGAGCACTTTTCCGCCGAGCAGATAGCCGCGCTGGAATGGTCCATCGTGACCATCAACGCATTCAACCGCGTGTCCATCGCCAGCGATCACCCGGTGGCGCGATGAGCGAGCTCCACGATCCCACTCGGATTCCCGGCGTGGTCGGGGCGCTGCAACGCGCGTGGGAGGCCCAGCCGAATGTGGCGTTTCCGCAGCTCTGGGCGCAATTGGAGGCCCGCGGGGTGGGGTTCAATTCCACGGACGCCGAGCTGCAGCGCGCCTGCGCCGACCTGCTGGCCGAGCATCCGAGCTCTTTTGCCGAATTCGTGGTGGGCTCGGTGAGCTCCTCGTCGCTCGACGCCACCCCACTCCCCTCGCCCCGGCGTGTGTCGTCGGGTGACACGGGAGCGCTGGGGCGCGGCCGCAGCAGCAGCATCGTGGTGGAGTGCATCGTGGGCGAGACCAGTGCCGCGCCCGGCGGGGGAGGTAGCGCTGAGCAGCTTCTCACGCTCAGCGCCCCGCATGGCGACGGTGCCGGTTGGGTGCTGGTGCGCCGAGCGGGGTTGCAGCCGGTGGTGTGGCGGTATGCGCGCGTGGTGACATGCCGCGCGGGTGGGCCAGTGATCATTGAGGATGTGGCGGGGAACCGGCATCGCCTGGGGTTGGCCTCGCGGTTGAGCGTGCAGGATTTCGCGATGGATGCGCCGGAGCTCGCCGACGAGTTGGGGCGGGCGCGGCGCTCCTCCATCGGCGACCGGGTGTACGTGGTGACCTGTGCAGATGGGTCCATCGTGGAGGTAGATCACGGGCTGCGCGTGTACTCGCCGGGGCGGCGGGACATGACGCGCCAGAGCATGAAGTGGGCGCGGGTAGCGCGGGCTGCTGCGGGTGAGCCGTTGGTGGTCGTGGATGCGGGCGGCGCGGCCGAGGAACTGCCGGTGGTGGAGGCGGTCTTCCGCGCGGAATAGCGCCGGATTGCGGCTACGAAAAACCCCGGCGAACCGCAGTCATCGTGCGGTTCACCGGGGGTGGGTGGCGGAAGTAGAGGGATTTGAACCCCCGGATGGTTTCCCATCGCTGGTTTTCAAGACCAGTGCATTCGGCCGCTCTGCCATACTTCCAGTACGCGACTGCTGTGGTATCCCGTGCGGTGTCCCGCAGCATGTCCGTGCGCAAGAAAGCATACATCACGGCCTGTCAGCGGCCGAACTCGCTCCTCATCAGCTCCTACCCAGCACCTACTCTGTGCCTACTCTGTGCCTACTCTGTGCCTACTCGACCGGCACGCCGATCTTCCCGCCGGAGGAACGATCGGTGCACACCGCTGCCAGGCCGTCCGCATCCATCGCCGCGGCGGTGGGCATGTTGCACGACCAGCCCTGGATCGTGCGCACGTTCGCGTTGCCGTGCATGCCGTCAGGCGGGGTGTTCACATACTCATCCATGACAGACAC
Encoded here:
- a CDS encoding carboxymuconolactone decarboxylase family protein — its product is MPPSSPSSPSSPSSASSASPPASAPGRASDRAVPDLNTARPATYKALVGLLRQIRLANREANLDPALTELANVRASQINGCVACLSVHAEQARRAGVAQWKLDVLAGWRGAHDFSPAERAVLELTEVLTEPGRHGGVGVKAEGKTPVMTAIAAAQEHFSAEQIAALEWSIVTINAFNRVSIASDHPVAR